The DNA segment ATCCACCACTTCTCGCTCATCCACGACGACATCCAGGACCGCGACGAGACGCGTCACCACCGCCCTACCCTTTGGGCCATGTGGGGCATTCCGGTCGCGCTGGTGGCCGGCAACACGATGCGCGTGGTGGCGGACCGGACACTGTGGCAGCTTGTGGGCAACGGCGTTCCGCACAGGGCCGCGCTCCAGGTGGCGGCGCTGCTCACAGAAGCGTACCTGCAGATGATCGAGGGGCAGTACCTGGACCTCGCATACGAGGGCCAGCCGGACATCAGCCTGGACGACTACCTGGGCATGATCTCCCGCAAGACCGGCGCGCTGATCCGATGCTCCCTTCATGTAGGAGCGGTCCTTGGAGCGCAGGACGACACGACGGCGGCGGCGTTCCGGGAGTGCGGCCGGTCGCTCGGCTACGTCTTCCAGATTCGGGACGACGTGCTCGGCATCTGGGGCGACGAGAAGCTGACCGGCAAGCCCGTGGGCGCGGATATCCGTCGCAAGAAGAACTCCCTGCCGATCGTCTATGCCATGTCCCGGGCCAGGGGCGCGGAAAAGGAAGAGCTCATGCGCATCTACAAGAAGGAATCCCCTGACTCTTCGGACGTAGATTCCGTGCTTGGCATCATGGCGCGGCTGAAGACGCAGGAGTACGCCCAGAGCCTCGCGGCTGAGAACTGCGAGCGCGCACTGGGCCACATCCGCGATGTGGCGCTTGCGCCGGGCTTCGACAGCGATATAAACGAGGTCGCGCGCTTTCTCCTTGTTAGAGAACGTTAAGAGGAGCACAGGCAAATGGGAAGACCGCTCGAGCTTGCGGTCCGCGTCGGAATGTACATCGGCAAGAACAAGATCACCCGCAGGAAACGCTTCCCGCTGGTGACGATGCTCGAGCCGCTGGAGAAGTGCAACCTCGCGTGCGAAGGCTGCGGCCGCATCCGCGAGTACGAACCGGTCATCGACAAGATGCTCTCCGTGGGCCAGTGCCTCAAAGCCGTGGAGGAGTCCGGCGCGCCGGTGGTCTCGATCGCCGGCGGCGAGCCCACGCTCCACCCGCAGATTCACGAGATCGTGAACCGCATCACCGCGCAGAAGCGGTTCGTGTACCTCTGCACCAACGCGCTGCTGATGGAGCGCGTGATGAAGAACATCCCGCCATCGAAGTACTTCTGCTTCGTCGTCCACCTGGACGGCATGGAGGCCGCGCACGACCGCTCCGTGTACCGCAAGGGCGTGTGGAAGATCGCCACGCGCGGCATCAAGGTGGCGCTGGAAAGCGGGTACCGGGTGACGACGAACACGACCGTCTTCAACGGGTGCGACGAGAACGACCTGCTCGAGATGTTCAAGATGCTCACGGACATGGGCATCGAAGGTTGCATGGTATCCCCCGGCTACAAGTACGACTCCGTGCCCAACCAGGAGCTCTTCATCTCCCGCCAGAACGCCCGCAAGGTGTTCAAGAACGTCCTCGACCCCAAGCGAAAGCTCAGGTTCTACAATAACCCGCTCTACCTGGACTTCCTGCGCGGCAAGCGCGAGTACCAGTGCACTGCCTGGTCCAACCCCACCTACACGACGCTCGGTTGGCGGGAGCCGTGCTACCTGCTCGCCGACCGGCACACGCAAAAGGTCAGCGATCTTTACGACGACAAGGTATGGGCGAAGTACGGCGTGGGCCAGGACCCGCGGTGCGCCAACTGCATGATGCACTGCGGCTTCGAGTCGGCGTCGATCTTCTCGGCCATCAACAACCCCGTCGCCGCGCTCAAGATGGTGAAAGGCGGCGCGGTCCAGAACAGCGGAATTGGTGCGGGGTAAGTTCGTGACGGCAACTGGAAACTCTCCTCTAGCAATTGTGGCGGCGGTGGCTGAAGAGGTGAAGCCGTTCCTGAGAAGCGGCCGGTTCAGGCTGTCTGAACGGCGAGGTAGCATGAGGCTCTACCGGTCGCGGAAGGACCCCAATGTGGCGGTACTGTTAGGCGGCATCGGGAAAGCCTGTGCAGAGGCCGCGGCGGCGTACGCAATAGATGAGCTGCGCCCGGCCGCCATCGTCTCCGCCGGGTTCGCCGGCGGCGTGAAGGACGGACTGCGCGTGGGCGACGTTTTTACTTCGGCGAACGCATGGGTGGCCGACGGCGACCAGGAGCACTGGACAGAGGGCAAGCACGCGCCCGTGAGCGTCGCCACGCTTGCCATCGCGGGTATAAGGAATGGGGACTGCCTGACAGTACCGCAGGTGGTCAAGGAGCCGGCAGCGAAGCGCCGGGCAGGCGTCATCTTCCCTGTTGCGGTGGCGGAAATGGAGGCATACTGGGTCGCGAAGGCTGCAGCGGGGGCTGGAATTCCGTGCGCCGTGCTCAAAGTAGTCCTCGACCCCCTTGACGCGCCGTTGCCGCCGGTGGTCTCCCGCCTTGCGGCGGCGCGGACAATAACGGCGCGCGCGGCGGCGCTCGGGTCCATCGCTGCAGCGCCGGCACAGGCGCAAGCCCTGGCCCGGCTCACCCGACAGGCGTCCGCAGCAGGCAGTCGATTGTCCGAGGCGCTGGCGGAGCTCTCCTCCGC comes from the SAR202 cluster bacterium genome and includes:
- a CDS encoding polyprenyl synthetase family protein codes for the protein MANPSVDAARRFDTLPSIFQRYRSPLRAALRRSLASDTLPVYRMLRYSMGWNDADGKPINATEGKALRPTLCLFGCEATGGTIERGMPAAVALELIHHFSLIHDDIQDRDETRHHRPTLWAMWGIPVALVAGNTMRVVADRTLWQLVGNGVPHRAALQVAALLTEAYLQMIEGQYLDLAYEGQPDISLDDYLGMISRKTGALIRCSLHVGAVLGAQDDTTAAAFRECGRSLGYVFQIRDDVLGIWGDEKLTGKPVGADIRRKKNSLPIVYAMSRARGAEKEELMRIYKKESPDSSDVDSVLGIMARLKTQEYAQSLAAENCERALGHIRDVALAPGFDSDINEVARFLLVRER
- the hpnH gene encoding adenosyl-hopene transferase HpnH gives rise to the protein MGRPLELAVRVGMYIGKNKITRRKRFPLVTMLEPLEKCNLACEGCGRIREYEPVIDKMLSVGQCLKAVEESGAPVVSIAGGEPTLHPQIHEIVNRITAQKRFVYLCTNALLMERVMKNIPPSKYFCFVVHLDGMEAAHDRSVYRKGVWKIATRGIKVALESGYRVTTNTTVFNGCDENDLLEMFKMLTDMGIEGCMVSPGYKYDSVPNQELFISRQNARKVFKNVLDPKRKLRFYNNPLYLDFLRGKREYQCTAWSNPTYTTLGWREPCYLLADRHTQKVSDLYDDKVWAKYGVGQDPRCANCMMHCGFESASIFSAINNPVAALKMVKGGAVQNSGIGAG